Proteins from a single region of Felis catus isolate Fca126 chromosome B4, F.catus_Fca126_mat1.0, whole genome shotgun sequence:
- the INHBE gene encoding inhibin beta E chain has product MGLPDGQRQLVLLWALVWAQGAGSVCPSCGGPTLEPQAERALVLELAKQQILEGLHLTSRPRITHPPPQAALTRALRRLQPGSVAPVNGEEVISFATITEPSTSACSSVLTFHLSTAQSRHLYHARLWLRVLPTFPGTLSLRTFRWNPGRRRRESRTLLAEHQMTTPGWHALTLPSSGLRGEASAVLKLQLDCRLPGGNATAAPQWLVDTAGDERPFLELKIWPKGPGAGRTRRRTPTCEPETPLCCRRDHYVDFRELGWRDWILQPEGYQLNYCSGQCPPHLAGSPGIAASFHSAVFSLLKANNPWPLGTSCCVPTARRPLSLLYLDRDGNVVKTDVPDMVVEACGCS; this is encoded by the exons ATGGGGCTCCCTGATGGCCAGCGCCAGCTGGTGCTGCTGTGGGCACTGGTGTGGGCACAGGGGGCagggtctgtctgtccctcctgcGGAGGTCCCACACTGGAGCCCCAAGCAGAACGTGCTCTGGTCCTGGAGCTAGCCAAGCAGCAGATCTTGGAGGGGCTGCACCTGACCAGTCGTCCCAGAATAActcaccctccaccccaggcAGCGCTGACCAGAGCCCTCCGGAGACTGCAGCCAGGAAGTGTGGCTCCAGTGAATGGGGAGGAGGTCATCAGCTTTGCTACCATCACAG AGCCTTCCACTTCCGCCTGCAGCTCCGTGCTCACCTTCCACCTGTCCACAGCTCAGTCCCGGCACCTGTACCACGCCCGCCTCTGGCTGCGTGTGCTCCCCACCTTTCCCGGCACTCTTTCCTTGAGGACCTTCAGGTGGAACCCAGGCAGGAGGCGCCGAGAGTCGCGCACCCTCCTGGCGGAGCACCAGATGACAACCCCAGGCTGGCACGCCCTGACTCTGCCCTCTAGTGGCTTGAGGGGTGAGGCGTCCGCTGTCCTGAAACTCCAGCTGGACTGCAGACTCCCAGGAGGCAACGCCACGGCTGCCCCACAGTGGCTCGTGGATACGGCGGGAGATGAGCGGCCCTTCCTGGAGCTTAAGATCTGGCCCAAGGGGCCTGGAGCAGGCCGCACCAGGAGGAGGACCCCTACCTGTGAGCCCGAGACCCCCTTATGTTGCAGGCGAGACCATTATGTAGACTTCCGGGAACTGGGATGGCGGGACTGGATCCTGCAGCCGGAGGGGTACCAGCTCAATTACTGCAGTGGACAGTGCCCCCCTCACCTGGCAGGCAGCCCGGGCATTGCTGCCTCCTTCCATTCTGCTGTCTTCAGCCTCCTCAAGGCCAACAACCCTTGGCCCTTGGGTACTTCCTGCTGTGTTCCTACTGCCCGAaggcccctctctctcctctaccTCGACCGTGACGGCAATGTGGTCAAGACAGATGTGCCAGATATGGTGGTGGAGGCCTGCGGCTGCAGCTAG
- the INHBC gene encoding inhibin beta C chain — MISSLLLAFLLLAPAPAAIPRADSQCLACGGPALDLDRQRELLLDLAKRSILDKLRLSQRPTLSRPVSRAALRTVLQHLHGPPQGTLLEADREQEYEIISFADTGFSNINQTRLDFHFSSDRTASAMEIQQASVMFFVQLPPNTITLPLKLRILVPGSHDTNLTWATQQLLEVDASGWHRLFLGPEAQAAFSQGHLTLELVLEGQGAQSSVILGGAAHRPFVAAKVKVGGKHRLHRRGIDCQGGSRMCCRREFFVDFREIGWHDWIIQPEGYAMNFCTGQCPLHVAGMPGIAASFHTAVLNLLKANTAAGTAGGGSCCVPTARRPLSLLYYDRDSNIVKTDIPDMVVEACGCS, encoded by the exons ATGATATCCTCATTGCTCCTGGccttcctcctcctggctccGGCTCCAGCGGCCATTCCCAGAGCTGACAGTCAGTGTCTGGCATGTGGAGGACCCGCCTTGGACTTGGATCGCCAGCGGGAGCTGCTTCTTGACCTGGCCAAGAGAAGCATCTTGGACAAGCTACGCCTCAGCCAGCGCCCAACACTGAGCCGGCCTGTGTCCAGAGCTGCTCTGAGGACTGTGCTACAGCACCTCCATGGGCCCCCCCAGGGGACACTTCTGGAGGCTGACAGGGAACAGGAATATGAGATCATCAGCTTTGCCGACACAG GCTTTTCCAACATCAACCAGACTCGTCTTGACTTCCACTTCTCCTCTGATAGAACTGCTAGTGCCATGGAGATCCAGCAGGCCAGCGTCATGTTCTTTGTACAGCTCCCTCCCAATACCATCACCTTACCTTTGAAGCTGAGGATCCTTGTGCCAGGCTCACATGACACCAACCTCACCTGGGCCACTCAGCAACTGCTGGAGGTGGATGCCAGTGGCTGGCACCGGCTCTTCTTGGGGCCTGAAGCTCAGGCTGCCTTCAGCCAAGGGCACTTGACCCTGGAGCTGGTACTTGAAGGCCAAGGAGCCCAGAGCTCGGTCATACTGGGTGGGGCTGCCCACAGACCTTTTGTGGCAGCCAAGGTGAAAGTTGGGGGCAAGCACCGGCTTCACCGGCGAGGCATCGACTGCCAGGGTGGGTCAAGGATGTGCTGCCGACGAGAGTTCTTTGTGGACTTCCGTGAGATTGGCTGGCACGACTGGATCATCCAGCCTGAGGGCTATGCAATGAACTTCTGCACAGGGCAGTGCCCACTGCATGTGGCAGGCATGCCTGGCATTGCTGCCTCCTTTCACACTGCGGTGCTCAATCTTCTCAAGGCCAACACAGCGGCAGGCACCGCCGGAGGGGGTTCATGCTGTGTGCCCACGGCCCGGCGCCCCCTATCTCTGCTCTACTATGACAGGGACAGCAACATTGTCAAGACTGACATACCTGACATGGTGGTAGAGGCCTGTGGGTGCAGTTAG